A single genomic interval of Spirosoma linguale DSM 74 harbors:
- a CDS encoding transcriptional regulator, AraC family (PFAM: helix-turn-helix- domain containing protein AraC type~SMART: Helix-turn-helix, AraC domain~KEGG: ccs:CCNA_03621 transcriptional regulator, AraC family), with protein MVFRVIQPSPFLRQYIRSYMLCHIDVDPSLPAPVKAYPVTPEEGMTFHIRGQLRAETPELNLLEKRAKTVFFGCPNARQNLILSHEFMLAHVWFMPGALYKLLQVPMSEFVHQNIDAELIWGRDIREVNDQLANAPDYDSIFRILDAFFWKKTSRLSDDNRPIDRIGQLIFDNPQGFRLDKVADQACLSQRQFEKRFIQQVGVSPKFFARISRFWKAYKLKENNPTLDWLSIAIQFGYVDVQHLVKDCRQFANTTPNILMKENAQSPEFYPGIAVYRP; from the coding sequence ATGGTTTTTCGTGTCATTCAGCCCAGTCCATTCTTACGGCAGTATATCCGTAGCTACATGCTATGTCATATTGATGTCGACCCATCATTACCTGCTCCGGTAAAGGCCTATCCGGTTACGCCTGAAGAAGGTATGACATTTCATATAAGAGGGCAGCTCCGGGCCGAAACACCCGAACTGAACTTACTGGAAAAACGGGCAAAAACCGTTTTTTTCGGTTGCCCGAATGCCCGTCAAAACCTCATACTGTCTCATGAGTTTATGCTGGCTCATGTCTGGTTTATGCCGGGGGCGTTGTATAAACTACTTCAGGTTCCGATGAGCGAATTCGTGCATCAAAATATTGACGCCGAACTAATCTGGGGCCGAGATATTCGGGAGGTGAACGATCAGTTGGCCAATGCACCAGACTATGACAGCATATTTCGGATACTGGACGCTTTCTTCTGGAAAAAAACCAGTCGGCTCAGCGATGATAACCGGCCAATAGACCGCATTGGACAACTGATTTTTGATAACCCACAAGGGTTTCGACTAGATAAAGTTGCGGATCAGGCGTGTTTGAGCCAGCGCCAGTTTGAGAAGCGGTTTATTCAACAGGTAGGGGTTAGCCCCAAGTTCTTTGCCCGCATCAGCCGGTTCTGGAAAGCCTATAAACTAAAGGAAAATAACCCCACGCTCGACTGGCTGAGTATCGCGATCCAGTTTGGGTATGTGGATGTTCAGCATCTTGTCAAGGATTGCAGGCAATTTGCCAATACTACACCGAACATATTGATGAAAGAGAACGCTCAAAGTCCCGAATTTTATCCAGGTATCGCGGTCTATCGTCCGTAA
- a CDS encoding Cupin 2 conserved barrel domain protein (PFAM: Cupin 2 conserved barrel domain protein~KEGG: ret:RHE_PE00168 hypothetical protein) produces MQRRQFLTSTLVASAFADQATPPNRLAPQKPFTVKAGDARSGVHTPFKGVNANDVKVSGKDTNGQLAVFEYIGIEKVGPSLHVHHEQDEIFSIIEGEYLFQVGNEKFTVKAGDTVFAPRGIPHTWIQLSERGKQVYMVQPAGQLEEFFRKLTELKGPPTEELIQKMHKAHGMTVLGPGLTLN; encoded by the coding sequence ATGCAACGAAGACAATTCCTTACCTCAACACTTGTCGCATCAGCCTTTGCTGATCAGGCCACCCCTCCTAACCGGTTGGCCCCCCAAAAGCCTTTTACCGTTAAAGCCGGTGATGCCCGTTCTGGCGTTCATACGCCTTTTAAAGGGGTGAACGCCAATGACGTAAAAGTTTCCGGCAAAGATACCAATGGACAATTAGCTGTTTTTGAGTACATTGGCATTGAAAAAGTGGGACCTTCCCTGCACGTTCACCACGAACAGGATGAGATTTTTTCCATCATCGAAGGCGAATACCTTTTTCAGGTTGGCAACGAGAAATTTACTGTAAAAGCAGGCGATACCGTTTTCGCACCGCGAGGTATACCCCACACCTGGATTCAACTGTCGGAGCGGGGCAAACAGGTGTACATGGTACAACCGGCAGGTCAGCTGGAAGAATTCTTCCGGAAACTAACGGAGTTGAAAGGCCCGCCCACCGAGGAGCTGATCCAGAAAATGCATAAGGCCCACGGCATGACCGTACTGGGCCCAGGCCTAACGCTGAACTAA
- a CDS encoding transcriptional regulator, AraC family (PFAM: helix-turn-helix- domain containing protein AraC type~SMART: Helix-turn-helix, AraC domain~KEGG: ccs:CCNA_03621 transcriptional regulator, AraC family) produces the protein MDAIFDYRLPSPALRDYVRQLQLVGCSFPSSMAVLPVKPYWPRAENSLAFYPKDPEKLEYGFDGERISKPRSTLNGQYSIVTNRHVGCNFMVFQVKFQPGALYRLVGIPSHELTNSFVDAETIFSSEISRVNERLSYTRHYTEMIPIVEEFLLYLVNRAKRRDLRPIDKVSRFILQHPSTISLDWLADQACLSQRQFYRQFMEREGISPKLFTRIARFENAMKLKNAQPAKDWLSIALELGYYDYQHLVRDFREFTHLTPNQFAQHEGQAPERTFGVAETY, from the coding sequence ATGGACGCCATCTTCGACTATCGACTACCCAGTCCGGCCCTGCGCGACTACGTACGGCAGTTGCAGTTAGTGGGCTGTTCGTTTCCGTCCTCGATGGCCGTTTTACCAGTTAAACCCTATTGGCCACGCGCCGAAAACAGTCTGGCGTTTTATCCGAAAGATCCTGAAAAACTGGAATATGGCTTTGACGGAGAACGAATTAGCAAACCTAGGTCAACGCTGAACGGCCAATATTCCATTGTCACGAACCGGCACGTAGGGTGTAATTTCATGGTGTTTCAGGTGAAATTTCAGCCGGGTGCCTTGTATCGACTGGTGGGTATACCGAGCCATGAACTGACCAACTCATTTGTCGATGCCGAAACCATATTCTCTTCCGAAATCAGCCGGGTGAACGAGCGGCTGAGTTACACCCGCCACTATACCGAGATGATTCCGATTGTAGAGGAGTTTCTGCTATATCTGGTCAACCGAGCCAAACGACGAGACCTACGGCCCATCGACAAAGTGAGCCGATTTATACTACAACACCCTTCCACGATTTCGCTCGACTGGCTGGCCGATCAGGCCTGTTTGTCGCAACGCCAGTTCTACCGGCAATTCATGGAGCGGGAGGGCATAAGTCCCAAATTATTCACCCGCATTGCCCGATTTGAGAACGCCATGAAGTTAAAAAATGCTCAGCCAGCCAAAGACTGGCTGAGCATTGCGCTGGAACTGGGTTATTACGATTATCAGCACCTGGTACGTGACTTCCGGGAGTTCACCCACCTGACGCCCAACCAGTTTGCCCAGCACGAGGGCCAGGCCCCTGAACGGACGTTTGGTGTTGCCGAGACGTACTGA